The Coffea arabica cultivar ET-39 chromosome 8e, Coffea Arabica ET-39 HiFi, whole genome shotgun sequence genome window below encodes:
- the LOC140012863 gene encoding uncharacterized protein translates to MEVWKRLVLRKTRRSREQRAAAQRGTKNDAPLGVCTLAVTAFNIHDRNAVNQPNMGVVESSLGSGSVLSFAENNAEHFRAENQGDICRSAGNGASEVPTTNSDAGESSLHRRRRRTRRSVTNPLTTIITEPAVLLSDAEQFPTENEQNVSASIADGANEIPSTNLDAGEPSLHRQRRSRK, encoded by the exons ATGGAAGTTTGGAAGAGGCTCGTGCTGAGAAAAACTCGAAGGAGCCGCGAGCAACGTGCTGCTGCTCAGCGTGGGACAAAGAATGATGCGCCATTAGGAGTGTGTACATTAGCTGTCACAGCTTTTAATATACATGACCGAAATGCTGTGAATCAGCCAAATATGGGTGTCGTTGAATCTTCATTAGGTTCGGGCTCAGTATTGTCATTTGCAGAGAACAATGCAGAGCACTTTCGAGCT gaaaatcaaggagataTATGTAGGTCTGCTGGTAATGGTGCTAGCGAGGTTCCAACGACTAATTCAGATGCTGGTGAATCATCTTTGCATAGGCGACGTCGGCGTACAAGACGCTCTGTGACTAATCCATTGACCACAATAATTACAGAGCCTGCAGTATTGCTCAGTGATGCAGAGCAATTTCCAACC gaaaatgaacaaaatgTATCTGCGTCTATTGCTGATGGTGCTAACGAGATTCCATCAACAAATTTAGATGCTGGTGAACCATCATTGCATAGGCAACGTCGGTCTAGAAAATGA
- the LOC140012912 gene encoding membrane steroid-binding protein 2-like has translation MSLWTSFADSTTHYTGLSPTAFFTILAMMIVTYKIVCGMFVAGGDYMEVKRTNEYVIREPVQLGDQVTEEELSAYDGKDPNKPLLMAIKGQIYDVSRSRMFYGPGGPYALFAGRDASRALALMSFDPKDLTGNIQGLSNSELETLQDWEYKFMEKYVKVGQLVSSHRTTQEAGQESGDKNENAQGNEAE, from the coding sequence atgAGTCTTTGGACAAGCTTTGCAGATTCAACAACCCACTACACGGGTTTATCCCCGACAGCATTCTTCACAATATTAGCAATGATGATTGTAACCTACAAAATAGTATGCGGGATGTTCGTGGCAGGAGGGGATTACATGGAGGTCAAAAGGACAAATGAATATGTAATCCGAGAGCCCGTACAGTTAGGGGATCAGGTGACCGAGGAAGAATTATCAGCCTATGATGGCAAGGACCCTAACAAGCCCTTGCTTATGGCCATCAAAGGACAGATCTATGATGTTTCCAGATCAAGAATGTTTTACGGTCCTGGTGGTCCCTATGCCTTGTTTGCTGGGAGGGATGCAAGTCGTGCCTTGGCTCTCATGTCCTTTGACCCTAAAGATCTCACCGGAAACATTCAAGGTCTCAGCAATTCTGAGCTTGAAACCTTGCAAGATTGGGAATACAAGTTTATGGAGAAGTATGTTAAGGTTGGGCAGCTTGTTTCTTCCCACAGGACTACTCAAGAAGCTGGACAAGAAAGTGGAGACAAGAATGAAAATGCCCAGGGAAATGAAGCAGAGTAA